The sequence AGTTCTCATAGCGGCGTTACATCCTACCGAGGACTTGAGGCACATAACACTTGTTCTACGGAGTTTAGCTGTAGAGCTTCGGATTTGAGATGGATCAACGGCTACTCTGCTGTTGATCCATCTCAAATTCAGGTGGATCAACAGCACCTTTGCTATATATTCGCCAGTACGAGGTGGCTCAATTAGAAACATGGGAACGTAGACGTCTAATATGCACAGAAACTCCTTTTTCTTCAGGTGAAAGACTCCTGGGTGCGGTGCTCTTAATTACTTAATAAACAAATCTCGTTCCAGGTTCCAAACTAGTCTGAGATGTCCATTTAGCATAGCCATCGTTTTTCTAGCTGAGTAGGAAGAAAAGACAGTGGGTTGGAAGGGGGCCGTCGCTTAAGTTTCAGTGCTCACAATGCTTGGTTAACTGCAACACGCAGATCTTTTTTGGGTTACCCCCTTGACTCCGGAATCCAGTCCCTGCTAACTTCCACACAGGCAACTGGACCCCTAGGCGTCCCCCAGGGTCTTAGACAAACTCTGGGGAACTAACCGCTCAGGTCGTCACTCACGACCTGGCGGCTAGGGGGCAGTTTAGCACCTGCCTTTCTCGACCCTGAATAGGGTCAAAGGCTCTATTGCCCTCAAATTTTTGGAGTTCTTACCATGCACCTTACCCAGGTGTTACAGCCGCAGCTTTGCATTTCTCTCGCTCAAGTCGCGCAGTTCCTTGGCATTCCTCCCTCGCTCATCTGCCGCATTGAACACTGGGCGCAAATCCTCTTCGTTCACCGCCTTGACCGAGGGGGCATCTTCCTCAGCTATCGCAAGTTTGCAGCCTGGGTAGAAGCTTGCGCTCTAACCATCCGTGCCGCCTGTACCGACTTGCATTTGCTCGAATGGCTCGGCGAAGTGATCAAGGCCGAGACTCAGCGCTTCAAATACCCGGAAACCGTGCTCGACTACTGGCGCCAACTCTGGCGATTGCAACATTACCAACTGCGGCGGTATGGGCAAGAGACAGCTTGAACTGTTGCGTTCCGCTCCTGAACCTCTGCATTGCGGTCGCGGACCACTTCATTTCACTCCTGGACCCCTTATACCAATTCTCTAAATGAGCACTACCAATCAAAACCCCTCCCAACTTCCCCTTGGCAAGAGGAGGTTGAAAGGGGTCAATCTGTAGAAGTTCAAAAGTGAGTGGGTATCATTCCCAATGGCGAAGCGGGACGAGCTACGCCAATTTCTGCACTGCCAATTACGGGTCCTTTAAAGCCGCAAGGCTGCCATAATCCTCTATGTGAGCAAGGCTTAGGGTTGAAGCTAGGCCATCCTTATGTTCCCCAGAATGGAGTTGCTTTTGAGGTTCGGGACCGGATACATGCATGAGCCGAGCCATTCCAGCTCGAATGAGTAATAGGCTCCCAAGTACCAGCAGAAAAAGACAAGTTGAGGTGATTTGGGCTGAGGGAATTTCCAGCACGCCTTTCACAATGACCTCTCGCAGCACCGAGACAATCGCAACTTCCACAGCCACACTCACTGAGATCCGGTGCTCCCGCAAATAGATAATCAGCAGGCGGAATAGCTCTACCAGAATCAGAATGAACAGAATCTCTGAAGAAATGGCTTGAAAATTGACCGGATGTAGCAAGGATACAAACACCGCCCACAATTTCAACACCATTGTGCTGAATAGACCAACACAGAGAGAAATCACAATCAGATCCTGAAAATTTTCCAAACTATCAATAATTTGGACCCTGCCTAACCAGTTGCGATCAGGGGCTGCTTTCTCTTTTAATTGCCTGCTCATAGAATAATTCTCTCCGTGAGTATCAGCATTCAGCAGCTATTTACAAAGCGCTTCATTTGGTTCTACTCCACTTTTAGTTGGAGTGAGATAAGCGATTCATAGGAATTCTCTATATCAAAAATCACTATTAAGCGAGTATTGAGTCGCACTCACCGCTAGCTCAGTGACGCCAAGCTCCTGCAAGACAGTGATTAGCTATCAAGGTAGAACTACCTAGCTCAACTTCATCTGAACTGACCTAAGGCCTGAGCACTTGAGAGACGCTGCCGCTTGAGCCACTTGATTGCTAACAGCCTCAGTCGATCGAGATAAACCAGATCTGTGGCCGTTTTTCCTGTTCACTGACTGAGCCGATGAACTGCGTAGCTCCAGGGACTGACCTCATAGCTACAGATCTCTGTAATTAGACAGACTTCAGCCTGTTATCACCTCGTTAGCATGATCAGTGCCACGATACAAAAGGTAACAATATTAATGACTGGCTTAAACGTGTTCGATAGAACCACTGAATTGACTTATCAGTGGGTTAATGAAGTCGCAAAAGAATTGGGCTTGGATGACAAGCACAAAGCCTTCCAAGGACTACGTGCAACCCTGCATGTCTTACGCGATCGTTTGACGATTGGCGAAGCAGCAAACTTAGGAGCAGAACTACCCATTCTGCTGTCGGGATTCTATTACGAAAGTTGGAAACCTGAGCGCACCCCCAGCCCCGCTCGCTCCAAAGCGGAATTCCTCAACCTGCTGCGCGAGCACCTACACAGCTACTCTCCCAAAAGCGAGCCAGACCTTGATATCGAACAGTTGGCCCGGGCAGTATTTCGAGTCATGACTAACCACATTCCAGCCGGTGAAATGGAGGATATTACTGGCATTCTCTCTGCTGAAGTCAAAGAACTATTTCCAGAGGCCGTGCGCACTTAATCGCGCAGCCAATTACGCATCTGGTTAAGACAGCATCTTAAAAGAGCAAATATCTGTGCTGGCATTGCCAAGTTAAGGTCTAGCTTAAGTTTTTATTGAGAAGATTGCTATTTAATAGCCAAAAAGCAATAGCAGAAATGTTGCTTTTCTGACTGCTAAGAGCAGCTGTATGTATTCTCAATGATTATCCTTAAGCGATTTGACTTAGCAGTGTCAGCACAGAATTAGTGTTTTGCTAATTTCTCAATAAATTTCCAAGATCTATCAACCTGCTAATACCAATTCTCTCAATAAGAGCTATCTATCAAAACCCCTCCTAACCTCCCCTTGCCAAGGGGAGGTTAGGAGGGGGCAACCCATTCGCCTTAGTCTAGTTGAGCTTCAAAAATACTCAGTTGATCCTTAGGCTTAGCAGCCGGTTTGCGCGGGCGTTCATTGCAGGAGCGCAAGCCCACCACAATCGTGCTGTTGGCATCGATTTGGGCCATCACTTGCTTGGCACGATTAATCACCGAAGCGGGCAAGCCCGCCAGCCGCCCCACCTCAATGCCATAGGAACGGTCCGCGCCGCCTGGTTGCACCGAATGCAGAAACACAATCTCGTCCTCCAGTTCCTTCACGGTCACCTGGAAGTTGGCCACATTGGGCAGCAGGCTCGCTAGTTCATTGAGTTCGTGGTAGTGCGTAGCAAAGACCGTGCGACAGCCGATTTGGCTCGCCAGATGTTCAGCTACCGCCCAGGCAATCGACAGCCCATCAAAGGTCGCCGTCCCCCGCCCGATCTCATCCAGCAGCACCAGCGATCTGGGCGTGGCATGGTTGAGGATATTCGCTGTCTCGTTCATCTCGACCATGAACGTCGATTGCCCCGTTGCCAGGTCATCAACGGCGCCAACCCGAGTAAAGATGCGGTCGCACAAGCCCAAAGTTGCCTGGTCAGCAGGCACAAAGCTGCCAATTTGCGCCATCAGCTGAATCAGCCCAGTCTGACGCAAAAACGTGCTCTTGCCGCTCATGTTGGGACCGGTCAGCACCATCAGGTCCGGGTGCTCAACCCCCAGATGCACCGAGTTAGGCACGAAGAAGCCTGCAGGCAACGACTGCTCAACTACCGGGTGTCGCCCTGCCTCAATGGCCAGGGTGCGGTCCTCCCTGATTTGAGGGCAGCAGTAGCTGCGATACACCGCCTGTTCCGCCAGTCCAGCCAGCACATCTGCCGTAGACAGGCCCGTTGCCACTTCCCGAATCGCCGTCACCTGCTGGCCCACCTCAGTGCGCAGGTTACTGAAGATCTCGTACTCCAGGGTTTGCAGTTCGCGCTGGGTGGTGAGGATGCGTGTTTCTCGCTCCTTCAGTTCTGGCGTGATGTAGCGCTCTTCATTGACCAGGGTTTGCTTGCGAATGTATTCGTCAGGTGCCTGCGCCGAACGGGCCCGCGAGATGCTGATGTAGTAGCCAAAGGTGCTGTTGTAGCCAACTTTAAGCGTGTTGATGCCGGTGCGAACTTTCTCGGTTTCCTCCAAGTTTTTGATCCATTCCACATCGCCCTCGACTGCCGCCCGCAGCGAGTCCAACTGCGTATCCACACCCTCACGGATCA comes from Leptolyngbya sp. FACHB-261 and encodes:
- a CDS encoding DUF2267 domain-containing protein; the protein is MTGLNVFDRTTELTYQWVNEVAKELGLDDKHKAFQGLRATLHVLRDRLTIGEAANLGAELPILLSGFYYESWKPERTPSPARSKAEFLNLLREHLHSYSPKSEPDLDIEQLARAVFRVMTNHIPAGEMEDITGILSAEVKELFPEAVRT
- a CDS encoding phosphate-starvation-inducible PsiE family protein yields the protein MSRQLKEKAAPDRNWLGRVQIIDSLENFQDLIVISLCVGLFSTMVLKLWAVFVSLLHPVNFQAISSEILFILILVELFRLLIIYLREHRISVSVAVEVAIVSVLREVIVKGVLEIPSAQITSTCLFLLVLGSLLLIRAGMARLMHVSGPEPQKQLHSGEHKDGLASTLSLAHIEDYGSLAALKDP